One segment of Dysgonomonadaceae bacterium PH5-43 DNA contains the following:
- a CDS encoding hypothetical protein (product_source=Hypo-rule applied; smart=SM00793; superfamily=81665; transmembrane_helix_parts=Inside_1_6,TMhelix_7_29,Outside_30_33,TMhelix_34_51,Inside_52_53), giving the protein MKIISKYIWLGIMLIGMLILFIPFQMGVHSNYTLMVGWSLIVLGVLIYTLTKE; this is encoded by the coding sequence GTGAAAATTATATCAAAGTATATTTGGTTGGGGATAATGTTGATAGGAATGCTTATCCTTTTTATCCCTTTTCAGATGGGAGTACATTCTAATTATACTTTAATGGTAGGTTGGTCGCTGATAGTATTAGGAGTGTTGATTTATACACTAACTAAAGAGTAG
- a CDS encoding phospholipid/cholesterol/gamma-HCH transport system permease protein (product_source=KO:K02066; cog=COG0767; ko=KO:K02066; pfam=PF02405; superfamily=81340; tigrfam=TIGR00056; transmembrane_helix_parts=Outside_1_43,TMhelix_44_66,Inside_67_139,TMhelix_140_162,Outside_163_188,TMhelix_189_211,Inside_212_223,TMhelix_224_246,Outside_247_247) — MIKALQKFGEYVLLMLRTMTIPERWSVFFKQTFKEMYKLGVDSIWIVIFISIFIGAVLTIQVSLNIQSPMIPDFTVGYITREVILLEFSSSIMCLILAGKVGSNIASELGTMRVTEQIDALEIMGVNSANYLILPKVVAFVLFIPVLVILSMFFGIIGGYFIAWATDMLTIAKYEYGIQYWFRPYYVQYSILKSMVFAFVIVSIASYYGYYVKGGALQVGKASTNSVVMSSVFILALDLVMTQLMLS; from the coding sequence AATGACAATACCAGAGCGTTGGAGCGTTTTCTTCAAACAAACATTCAAAGAAATGTATAAATTGGGGGTAGATTCTATCTGGATAGTAATCTTTATTTCTATATTTATAGGAGCAGTACTCACAATTCAAGTTTCGTTGAACATACAATCTCCAATGATTCCTGACTTTACAGTAGGATATATTACAAGAGAAGTTATATTACTTGAGTTTTCATCGTCTATTATGTGTCTTATCCTCGCAGGAAAAGTAGGTTCTAATATAGCTTCAGAACTGGGAACTATGCGAGTTACCGAACAAATTGATGCTTTAGAGATAATGGGAGTTAACTCGGCTAACTATTTAATCCTTCCTAAAGTTGTAGCTTTCGTGCTTTTTATTCCTGTATTAGTTATACTTAGTATGTTCTTTGGTATAATAGGAGGATATTTCATAGCTTGGGCAACAGATATGCTAACTATAGCAAAATACGAATACGGCATTCAGTATTGGTTCAGACCTTATTATGTTCAATATTCTATTCTAAAATCTATGGTTTTTGCCTTTGTTATTGTTTCTATAGCTTCTTATTACGGTTATTATGTAAAAGGAGGAGCGTTGCAAGTAGGCAAAGCAAGTACTAATTCAGTAGTGATGAGCAGTGTGTTTATTCTTGCTCTCGATTTAGTAATGACTCAATTAATGTTAAGCTAA
- a CDS encoding phospholipid/cholesterol/gamma-HCH transport system ATP-binding protein (product_source=KO:K02065; cath_funfam=3.40.50.300; cog=COG1127; ko=KO:K02065; pfam=PF00005; smart=SM00382; superfamily=52540), which yields MIEVTNIRKSFDEKEVLKGISAQFDSGKTNLIIGRSGSGKTVFIKILIGLFRPDSGEILYDGRNLPSMKKKELNALRREMGMLFQGSALFDSMTVLENVMFPLTMFTKETKKERERRACFCLERVNLSDAGNKYPGEISGGMMKRAAIARAIALNPKYLFCDEPNSGLDPKTSLLIDELIHDITIEYNMTTIINTHDMNSVMNIGEKILFIHEGQKEWEGTKDDVMTSSNKNFNDFVFASDLFKRVKEVENQNGNSATTL from the coding sequence ATGATAGAGGTAACAAATATAAGGAAATCGTTCGATGAAAAGGAGGTTTTAAAAGGTATCTCTGCCCAGTTCGATTCAGGGAAAACCAATCTTATTATAGGACGAAGTGGTTCTGGTAAAACTGTATTCATAAAGATATTAATAGGATTGTTTCGCCCCGACTCTGGAGAGATATTATACGACGGACGTAATCTGCCTTCTATGAAGAAGAAAGAGCTTAATGCTTTGCGTCGTGAAATGGGAATGCTTTTTCAAGGTTCGGCATTGTTTGATTCTATGACAGTTTTAGAGAATGTTATGTTTCCTCTTACTATGTTCACGAAAGAAACTAAAAAGGAACGAGAAAGAAGAGCCTGTTTCTGTCTCGAAAGAGTTAATCTTTCTGATGCAGGGAATAAATACCCAGGAGAAATAAGTGGCGGTATGATGAAACGTGCTGCTATTGCAAGAGCTATAGCCCTTAATCCTAAATATCTTTTTTGCGATGAGCCAAACTCTGGGCTTGATCCCAAAACCTCTTTATTAATAGACGAACTTATACACGATATAACTATCGAGTATAATATGACTACTATTATAAATACTCACGATATGAACTCTGTTATGAATATCGGAGAGAAAATCCTTTTTATTCACGAAGGACAAAAAGAATGGGAAGGTACAAAAGATGATGTTATGACTTCTTCTAACAAAAACTTCAACGACTTTGTATTTGCGTCAGACTTGTTTAAGAGAGTAAAAGAAGTAGAAAACCAAAATGGGAATAGTGCGACTACTCTTTAG